A region of the Primulina eburnea isolate SZY01 chromosome 7, ASM2296580v1, whole genome shotgun sequence genome:
GTAATTTTATAGTATTTGTAATATTATtagaattattattttatattaaattctcTTGAAAATTAAATGGTTTGACAgctaattttatataaataaatttaaattttttttgctaAAAACAAAAACGACTACAGTATAATGTACATTGAACTGGCCAAAAAGCCATGTCAAATATGTCTTCCTCCACCGTGTCAACATAATATACTCAGATAGCTGGATTCAGAGCACGCTCGATTTCTTCCAAAGATCGGCCCTTTGTTTCCACAACATTACCAGCTATGTACATGACTGCTAGAAGACAAACGGACGCAAATCTCAGGTACACCGTGCTGATTCTGAACTTACTTACAACGCTCAAAAAAATACAGGCCGATCATGAAATTGGATATATGTGCGAGAGAAAAACAAAGCAAGGATGAATTTGACCAAGTTGATAACACATGAACAGATTCAATTAACTTGCTTTAAATATTAAGAAATATGTGTTGATTCTCCATCCAATGTTCTTGCTTGAGAAAGCATTTATATGATAACGCTTGTTATTAGGTTAAAGTAATTATACTTACTACACTTGCAACCCTTTAAACTACAAAATTTCCTCACTCCCACTCCCATGTAAAGTCTAAAACTCTTTAATATCCATCTCAAGCGGTGCACAAATTTAATCGGAAAACAAGCGATATCGAATGTAAAGAGAGAACCTAGAGGTGCAGAAAGTTGGTGGTGGACAAATTACGTAGATTTTTTTCTTACCCAATGCATGCCCAAAGACAATGCCACTGCTTTGGCTCTGATCCTAGAGGCAAAGATCTCTGGAAGTAGCAGAGCAGGTACTGGACCGGCGCCAAGAGAAAAGGAGAGTACATAACTGCAGAAAGTAACAAACAATACGATACTATTAAAGTCGAAACAATCTTACAAAGATGGAAAATGAAACTGAACCTGAACTATGGACATATACAACTTACAGAACAGTGCCAAGGACAGCAAGTGTTCCAGAACAAGATGCCAGAGCATTCCAAGTGAAGGTCAGGAAGAGTAGCAGCATAGAAGCAACCTTTGAAAACACACAAATGGGTTAACCATAGTGATTATGATAACCACAAAGGAAAAAACTCAATCCACAGTAAATAGGCACAGTGGGTTAGATAGAGGTTTGAAGTCTCCTTGAAATCTAAAATGTTTTTCTAAGAATTTAAGCTTTCATCTGAAGATGAAAAGCAATCTAGACTGATGGCATACAATGAAATGTCACATTGATGCTTCATAATTAACACTACAAATTGCTGATTTTATAAGATCAAATTCCGTGAAAACGCGTCCTACCTCGTAAATAAAAATACAGTTAAAAGAGCTGATAATTCAACAGGTATATAAATAACTGCCAGTGGCAAAACAAGCCAGTACTTCAAGATAAGGCATCGTTCTACATGATGTTTTGGTGGAGTATATTCCTCTTGATTAAAGTATGTCTTCACCTGTCGCAAGGAACATCATCCTTTTTGTCTTTGAGACCTCAGACATTAAATTTAGTTAACACGTTTAACCACAGAAAATTCaaacaaaatttgaaagtccCCATTTATGATGCATATATTTTCTATAATGAGCACCACAAGCACCTACAACAAGAAAGGAGCATAAACTAATTTATCATTGAAAGAATGAATACTAAACAGAAAAAAGCAGGGATCCGCATTAAGGGAGGGTTTACAAACTCTGAACACAAGTAATTCTTCACTTTTCATTTAAAGAATCACTTTTTTTAGAGATTGCAAACACTCCCTAAATTAACTGGACTATATGTCTCAGTACACTCAAATTGTTGCATTAGCCAACTCCTACATATGATACATATATCCAGAGAGAGTAAGCCATAGCCCATAGGAGAGAGAAGAATACAAGAAGATCGACGAGTCGATGAAACCAGAGTTCAAACGTGGTAAGTTCACCAGATAAGTAGTTTTGACACTTTCAGCCATTGTTTTTCATTTTCTGAGTGAAAACATTCACGAAGAACTACGGTCCGAACATATCTAAACTTCTTATAGTTGATGTTCGAGTGGCATTTCATGTTTAACAAATTTGGGATGCGTGGATTCTTTGTGAAGTGTTGACTTGTCATTTTTGCAGGACAAACAACCAACAAAGTCAACATAAAGCGGAATAGTTTATCTCTGAACTTTCTTCTTCCCCACAAATGAAAGTTCATCAACATATGCATCCTTTAAATGCCTGTGAGGTCAGGAAACCATGGTGATGATAGTCGACACATAAATGCTCTACCTGAATCATCCCacaaaaaatcatatcaaattactCTAACCAGTGTTTATCTCGAATGAATGGCGGTTGTGTCGCCTTGAATAATGAAAAAAGCGCGCGCTGGCGGATGAGCTTCGGGGGGGTCCGTGCCTGCGGAGAATGACAAGTGAGAAAAAGGGAAGAGAACAACCATGACTGACCGACTGCTCACTCGTTAGTAACGAATTTGGTGGAGATTATTTCAAACTTATGTTTTCGTATTTATGTGTCTGTCCATTTATTTCGATCGATCGATCGACCGACCATACCCAATGAATGCCaccattatatattttaattgtttttttagAGCATTAAACTATATAAAGAATTTCAATTTCAAATTATTCCCACAACTTGTATGCTTCCCATTTACCATCTTTAAGGCATCCCTAATCAAAATTGTGATGGATAGTTTCTTTTACATTAATGCATAATAATATAATAGGAAAAAATCAACGATACGGGGGCATATCGGGGCAGTTTAAAATCGAGTACAGGTATCGAAATTGCTGACATAATGGAAGGTCTACAGCAGATTGTATTTATAATTTAACACTAGCTTAAGTTACTGTAAATAGACAATAGCTTGGCATCTGTCTGATCAACCAAATCCAACAAAGATTAAAGCAAAAGAAAACCAGCTTTTCTGACAATTCCCCGACATCTTTCCAGACTATCAATAAATTGGCGGCCCAACTCCAtttccacacacacacacgataTCCAATTCCCAACTGTTTTGTattagttttaagttaatttgcATCTTAGGATGGATCGAACTAAGTAGACAAGTACTTGAAATTTTTACCAAAGCATGCCTAGTTATCTTCGATAATTTTTCGGAAGGTTTTTCGGGATCCGCTTCATTCGAAATGAGTTTCAATCAAAATCAACTTGGTTGCAGCTGGTTGGTGTCATGTTCCGTATTGAACATAACAATTTGACGAGGATAGGGAAGGGAAATACTTATCCTGTCAAAAAATACCAATTCTTAAATATATCTCTGACACAAAATCAAGCTGATTGGAAAAGATGCGAATATTCAAACGAACATGAcaaagaagaaaataaaaactAAAGCACCACAGCACAATCTTGAAATCAAAATTCACTGGTCCTCTCCCACCATTTCTGTAAGCATGTGGGAGGAGATTGAATAATGGCAATCCAGTCGACCCCATCAACACATTTCCTTCAAATTCCCATTATTACTACCTTGTTACAGTCTGACACCAGTTTTGTTTAATGAAAATAGTGGAAAATCAAGCAGATGTTAATGATTATACTTCTTCTTGATCTTGTCTTTTCCGCCGGAAAAGATGGACCCCAAACCGAAAAGATTTGCGTGAGGAACGTTCAAAACTGGGTTGATCTTGATCCCCCCGTTGTTGTTGTACCGATGATTCGTCCTCTTCAACGGCGGCCTATGGTAGGTATTTGAAGCAGCAGCAGACGGAAGCTGGGATTGTTTTAGATGACTGTTTGTGGAGTTCTTGACGAAATTCTGCCTCTGGTTATTCGATAGTGACGCGCGTTTCGAGCTCGCAGTTGAGCCTGTGGAATTGCTGCGGGATAAAAGCGGCAGCGGGCAAAGGGTCCGCGCGTAGCCACTGCCGCAGTTTAAGCTGGTGCTTCGCTTGAAGCTCCAGAATGATGATCTCTTCTCGTCAGACTCTGGATTTGGGCACTGTCTTGCTTCGTGGGTAGATGTGTCTTTGTTGGTTTTGTGAGAAAGCTGAGATGGTTGCGGGGGAGGAAATGCTGGTAACGGCGGGTGACGTGGTCGGTCACAGTCTGTTCTCGGTGGGGCTAGTCTTTTCTTGATCTCGATCGGGAGGATCTTTCCCTCGAAGAAAAGCTCGTCGGCGGAGGATGATTCTTGATCGAAGCATTCGCGAAAAACGCAGAAATCAAATTCGATGCTGGATGAAGAACCGGATCGAATGTATTGTTCGATCGGTACGATGTCTGTCTGGGAAAGATCATGTGAGAAAGAGATCCGAGGACTCATCCCCAGGCTGGGGCTGTCGGGAAAAACTTCAATGGCCATTATTACCGGGCCTGAAGACAGctcatttttctttcaaactGAAATTAAAAGCGTAAAAGATTCCGGACCCAAGGAACACTACGAGTGAACAATTTGCAACTTTGCATGGAACTTAGAACGATTCTTGGAATTAGAAAGAAGAAGGCGAGAGATTTAGTCGAAGTAATTTAAAATGATGGACGTTCGAGCGTAAAAATGGGCGACTTCTTCTAGAAAAATTCAGTGGGTAGAAGTAGATTTGAGCGACTTTGGGAGATGAAATGGGGAGTATTTGTGGAGAGATTAAAAAATTTGAGGATTGGGAAAGGGACTAAACAAGTTAATCAATAATCAAGTTAATTTTCACGTAGCTTAATAAGAATTACTTCATTAATTTATCTCTATTAAGTGTTTATCAATTGGCagaaacttgtgtgagacggtctcacgggtcatatctgtgagacagatcttttatttgggtcatatatgaaaaaatattactttttatgctaaaagtattactttttatcgtgaatatgggtagggttgatccgtctcacagattatgatctttgagacgatctcacatgagactcactccattCAATTATCATCTCTATTTTTTCTTAAACAACAATGAGTTAATAAAAGCTTAGCATACATGCATCACATACACAAAACAGTTGATATACGAAATCATAttagttaaaaaaattattcaaatttttatttctaatttctgacaatattttcgaaatttttctcATTAAAAATGTCCAAATTTTATAGCTTCTAAATCCATATCCATTCTGATATTCCCCGCAAACAGTACGTACACATACTTAAACTGCTCTAATGGGTGTGTTAATCCGTATATTCCCTTTGTCTGGATGGCTGTGTctatcaaatatttaatttgtttggTAAATTACTATAAAATATTTGACatcgttatatatatatatgatacttAAAGAAATGAAAGGGAAGGAGACATGGGTTTTGGACAAATTATATGTTTAGGATTAGGACAGAAGCATGGGACGTAATAGAGACACATATGTTGTGATACAAACCAAAATAAATTCTACCTCATCATttgcctatatatatatatatatatatataaataaaaattattaaactaTATGCTAGAATATGCTAGATTATAGAGTGATGCCTTTCTACAATTTAAATCTACAAATTAAATACTCAAGTACCGTGTGAACCGTATAAGATGAGGAAAGTCGAGGTTTGTGGATGCACCTAGAAATAAAGGATGTGTATTATTTTGGCATGGTGTTATTTGAGTCGGTACTACTCTACTGATGGACTTGGCCTAACCAAACACTTAATCGAGGATGATTTCAAGCGACCTGTTACGTTCCGAATGATAATAATTACGAGTTCCATCGCCATTAAAAAAGAAGATTATGATTGCAAGCGTACATGACGAGGATGGATCttctgaaataaaatacaaacTTTGATCTTTCATTGTATTTTCTTACAAAGTTATAGAATCCATCTAAGGCAAAGCATTAATTCTTATCTATAAGCCTTTTTTGTAACATCCTTTTCGGATTCGTTTCTTTACAATGCCTATGTCCACTTACCCATGTGACCAAACAATTTGTCACTCATAACTTCATTTTCACATCTTCCGGTTCATTGTCGCGATCGGATGGCAGATCCGATCCATCGGAGTTGAGTAGGAGAAATTGCCACTttcaatataatattttttctctAGG
Encoded here:
- the LOC140836395 gene encoding uncharacterized protein, with amino-acid sequence MAIEVFPDSPSLGMSPRISFSHDLSQTDIVPIEQYIRSGSSSSIEFDFCVFRECFDQESSSADELFFEGKILPIEIKKRLAPPRTDCDRPRHPPLPAFPPPQPSQLSHKTNKDTSTHEARQCPNPESDEKRSSFWSFKRSTSLNCGSGYARTLCPLPLLSRSNSTGSTASSKRASLSNNQRQNFVKNSTNSHLKQSQLPSAAASNTYHRPPLKRTNHRYNNNGGIKINPVLNVPHANLFGLGSIFSGGKDKIKKKYNH